The region GCGGGCATTTTGAAGCCAAAAATGGGAAACTGCGCACGCCACGCAAACCCCACTACGGATACGGAGGCGCTGCGCCTGCGCGCCTGCGCGAGCGAGAACTGCCAGGCGACGATCGCACTTCACTCCCTCCCTGCACGCCGCCGCGGCTATAAAATGCGGCGCCATCCCCCACAGGAACGATCACACTTCACTCTCTGCCTTCTCTTCCTCTCTAGGCTCTAGCACACGCACATGAACTCGAGGGTGGCCATGGCTGCGTGGTGGGTTTGTGGATTCCTCCCGCTCCTGCTGCTGGCGGTGGCCGCGGATGGGGACTCGGAGCAGCTGATCCGGCTGCCGACGGAGAATGGGCATGCCCCTGCCCCTGCGCCTGGTCCTGCCGCGTCGCCGGTGGAGGAAGAGGTGACGAAGTGGGCCGTGCTTGTCGCCGGCTCCTCCGGCTACGAGAACTACCGGCACCAGGTGAGAGTCCTCAGTTCCTCACTAATGCAGCTCGTATATCATTCATTGTATGAAACTTTTGATAGCGTGTGCTTGCTCAACGATTGTTTGCGGTGTTGTTGATGCACGTACGACGTGCAGGCCGATGTGTGCCACGCGTACCAGATCCTGAAGAAGGGAGGCCTCAAGGATGAGAACATTGTGGTGTTTATGTACGATGACATCGCCAACAGCCCTGAAAACCCAAGGCGTGgggtcgtcatcaaccatcctaaaGGCAAAGATGTTTACCATGGTGTTCCCAAGGTATTAGCATGACCTTACTGGCTGTGTTATCGTTAATTCAAACAGGACTGATGATCAACTTAACATGCATTGCAGGACTACACCGGTGAGCAGGTCACTGCTAAGAACTTGTATGCAGTTCTCCTGGGGAACAAAACTGCGGTTACCGGAGGGAGTAGGAAGGTGATAAACAGCAAACCGAATGATCACATCTTCATCTACTACACGGATCATGGGGGTGCTGGTGCACTTGGTACATGCATATATACTCCCACATAAACCTTGTAGTTCAGCTGATTTGTTTTGTAGTATAAATAAACTTAGCTAAAGTTATCATGGTTTTATGTAGGTATGCCCAACGTGCCGTTTGTTTATGCTGGCGACTTCATCAAGGTGTTACGGCAAAAGCATGCTTCCAAAAGCTATTCGAAAATGGTATTTATCCTTTCGTTTCTTTTTCCCTTAAATAAAGGTTAGAAACAGCATGTATGCTTTGAGTCGCATCTCTAAtgagaactactacaattgtggCAGATCATATATGTTGAAGCGTGCGAAAGTGGCAGCATCTTTGAGGGTTTGATGCCACGAGATCACAATATCTATGTTACAACAGCAGCAAATGCGGAAGAAAGTAGCTGGGCAGCATACTGCCCTGGGATGGAAGTACCACCTCCTTCTGAATACAAGACCTGTTTAGGTGACGCATACAGTGTTTCTTGGATGGAAGACAGGTACGTAATAAGCATCAGCTAGCTGTAATATAGGTACAAGTTTGTACGTATCAGTTATCTACAACCATTATGCTTGCTTGCTATTCTGAACCATTCGATCCTGCTTTTTTTTTTGACAACCACCATTCGATCCTACTTAATTTGCAGTGAAACCCACAATCTGAAGAAGGAAACAATCAAGCAGCAG is a window of Triticum dicoccoides isolate Atlit2015 ecotype Zavitan chromosome 2B, WEW_v2.0, whole genome shotgun sequence DNA encoding:
- the LOC119365031 gene encoding vacuolar-processing enzyme beta-isozyme 1-like, with amino-acid sequence MNSRVAMAAWWVCGFLPLLLLAVAADGDSEQLIRLPTENGHAPAPAPGPAASPVEEEVTKWAVLVAGSSGYENYRHQADVCHAYQILKKGGLKDENIVVFMYDDIANSPENPRRGVVINHPKGKDVYHGVPKDYTGEQVTAKNLYAVLLGNKTAVTGGSRKVINSKPNDHIFIYYTDHGGAGALGMPNVPFVYAGDFIKVLRQKHASKSYSKMIIYVEACESGSIFEGLMPRDHNIYVTTAANAEESSWAAYCPGMEVPPPSEYKTCLGDAYSVSWMEDSETHNLKKETIKQQYEVVKARTAPRNESSIGSHVMEYGDRTFKDEMLFLYQGFDPAKSSITNRPLLRPSLKGAINQRDADILFMWKKYEQLNGGSEEKQRALREIKETVLHRKHLDSSIDFIGKLVFGFEKGPSVLDASRGSGQPLVDDWDCLKMMVRVFESQCGSLTQYGMKHMRAFANICNNGVSEAQMKEASISACDDYNMGKWSPLVRGHSA